The sequence CTTCACGGTTGAGGATGAAAATCATATCTCACAGGCGTGGACCTGGAGTGATCAAGGAAAAACGGAAACTCATTCATTCAAGTTAGAACGAGTGAAATGATCCATGACTTCTGTAAACCTGGATGTGACTTTTGCGGCCCTCTCCGATCCGACGCGAAGAGCGATTCTGAATCATCTTTCGAGCAAGGAAGCTTCCGTTCAGGAGCTTGCTGAGCCGTTTCGAATATCACTTCCGGCAATTTCCAAACACTTGCGTGTGCTGGAGAATGCGAATCTGATCGCGCGAAAGAGAATGGGGCGTATTCACCGGATCCGCCTGAACGCAGCTCCGCTGCAGGACGCCTCCGACTGGATCGAGCGCTACCGGATTTTCTGGCAACAGGGGCTGGACCGTTTGGAAAACTTCTTGAAGGAACAGGAGAAACAATGGAATCAGAAACAGTCTTACAAATCAAAAGAAGCTTCTCCGCGACGCCGGAAAAAGTCTTCCACGCATGGACGCAAAAAGAGCAGTTCAGCCAGTGGTTCGCGCCGAGTAAAGAATTCAAAACGATAGTCCACCATCTGGATGTTCGACCGGGCGGACAGTATCGCGTGGAGATGCAGGCTCCCGATGGAAAAGTGCACATCGTGCAGGGCACCTATCGTGAAGTGGTTCCGGCGCAAAAACTCGTTTTCAGCTGGAAATGGGAAACGGAACCCCAACATGGCGAAACGGAAGTGACTCTTGAATTCAGCCGTGGGGAGAAAGGGACCGAGCTTTCTTTGACCCATCGCCATTTTCCGAATTCCAACGCGCGGGATGAACATAATAAAGGGTGGGGTGGCTGCCTGAATCGTTTGGAAGAGTTTGTCGCCAGCTAAATAAGCAAGTGAAGCAGTGAGCTTTCCAGATCAGGATAAGCGAAGGTATAGCCTGATGCGATTAGTTTTGCGGGTTGCATCCGGAAACTGCAAAACAGAAGAGCGTCCGCCATTTCACCAAAAGCTGCGCGCGCTGCGAACGCGGGCACCGGGAAAATCGCAGGACGTTTCAGTACGCGCGCAAGAGTCTGTGTAAACACGGCATTCGTTACAGGATTCGGCGTAGACGTATTAACAGGACCCTCCAGCGCATCATTATTTACGCAGTGTTCAATTACACCGACTACATCGTCCAGATCAATCCAGCTCCAGTACTGTTTGCCGGATCCGATTCTGCCGCCGGCTCCCAGTTTGAAGGGAGTGATCATTTTGGGTAAAGCCCCTCCTTTCTGGCTGAGGATGATGCCGAATCGCGTATTCACCACGCGGATTCCCTTGTCCGCTGCGCTTTGGGTGGCTGCTTCCCACTCCTTGCAGACGTCCGGCAAGAATCCGGTTCCGGGAGGGCTTTCCTCCCGTAAAATTTCATCTCCGCGATCGCCGTAGTAACCGCTGGCAGACGCACAAACAAATACTTTCGGAGGAGAATTCAATGAAGCAATTGCGTCTGATAAATGTCGGGTTCCCAACACGCGGCTTTCCCGGATTGCTCTTTTCTTTTCTTCGTTCCATCGTCCTTCAGCAATACTTTCTCCGGCAAGATGGATAACCGCATCGAATCCTTCGAGGACTGAGCGATCGGCAAACGGCTGTTTCGGATCCCAAACAATGCCGTCCTGTTTTGAAGATCGAACCAGTCTGAAGACTTGATGACCATCGGAAATCAGATTAAATACAAGGGCGGATCCGACAAGACCGGATGAGCCGCTGATAATGATTTTCATGGTTTTATCGTAGCCGTTACTTCCCCGTTCCTTGCTTCCGTTTTGCTGGATGGGTAGAATAACACATTTGCGAAACCTTCCATGAGCGAATTGGCCAAACTCAGGATCAACCGGGAATCTACGACCACAGAGTCCAGTGGGAGTGGTCTGAAAAAACTCCTATGGCTGCTGATTCTGCCGGTTCTGGCGATTGCTGTGTACTTGCTTTATCAAGGGCCACTTAAACCCGCTAAAGAGGTCAAGGTTACGACCGTAATTGTGAGTAATCCTTCGCAAGCAAGTTCTGTGTTGAACGCGAGCGGTTATGTGGTGGCTCAGCGGAAAGCCGAGGTCGCTTCTAAAGGAACCGGCAAACTGGAAAGTTTGGTTGTAGAGGAAGGGACTAGAGTGAAGAAAGGGCAGGTGCTCGGAAGACTCGAAAGCCGGGACATGGATGCTGCGCTTTCGCAGGCGAAAGCAGATTTGCAGGTGGAGATCGCCTCTTTAGGAGAATCGAAATCTAATTTTCAACGAAAGAAAATGCTTGTGGATCAGAAACTGGTAGCGGAAAGCGAATTTGATTTAGCCGATGCACAGTACAAACGCGCAATTGCAAATGTCGAATCAGCTCGAGCGCACGTTAGGGCAGCGCAAGTGGAAGTCGAAAACACGTACATTCGCGCGCCTTTTGACGGAACCGTGCTCACGAAGAATGCCGATGTGGGCGAGATAGTTGCTCCTTTCGGTTCCGCAGGAAACTCAAAAGGATCAGTCGTTTCGATGGCAGACATGACATCTTTGCAGGTGGAAGCGGATGTTTCAGAATCGAATCTCGGGCGTGTAAAGGTCGGGCAGCCATGCGAGATTACTCTGGATGCTTTCCCCGAAAAACGTTATCGCGGTATTGTTCATATGATCGTTCCAACAGCAGACCGCGCAAAAGCCACCGTTCTTACAAAAGTGCGTTTCGTAGACAAAGATGAACAGGTACTTCCGGAGATGAGCGCGAAAGTTGCATTTCTAACAGAGGAACTTTCAGAGACTCAGATCAAAGAAAAGCCGAAAATCCTTGTTGATCCGGCTGCGGTCGTAGAGCGGCAGAACTCCAAGGTCGTCTTTCTCGTAAAAGGAGAAGAGGTGGTCGAGAAAACCGTGAAAGTCGATAAGATGGTGGGCAACGCATTGGAAGTTTTGGATGGTATCGCCCCGGGCGATCAGGTTGTGCTGAATCCTGACGGCGAGTTAAAAAACGGTACAAAAATAAAAGTGGTTAGCTGAGGTAGAAAATGGCCGGGATTGTTGAAGTTCAAAACGTTTATAAAGCGTACAGAAGGGAGAATATTGAAATTCCCGTTTTGGAAGACATAACGATATCCATTCCGGAAGGGGAGTTCGTTGCGTTGATGGGACCTTCCGGATCCGGTAAGACAACGCTACTGAATCTGATTGCAGGGATCGATCGGCCCACGCGCGGGAGCATTCAAGTGGCTGGCGACGAAGTGAGCAAGCTCAGTGAAAGTCAGCTCGCAAAATGGAGAGCGCGTCACATTGGAATGATTTTTCAGTTTTACAACTTGATGCCTGTGCTCACGGCGTTCGAGAATGTTGAATTGCCCTTATTGCTTACGAAATTATCGAAGAAAGAACGCAAGGATCATGTGGATACCGCTTTAAAAATCGTCGGCCTGTCGGATCGCGTGAAGCATTATCCCAGACAGCTTTCCGGCGGTCAGCAGCAGCGCGTTGCGATTGCGCGTGCCGTTGTTGCCGATCCAACGATTCTGCTTGCAGATGAGCCGACCGGAGATCTGGATCGAAAATCTGCGGCTGAAGTCCTGAGTTTGATGGAGCAGTTGAATCGTGATTTCAAAAAGACGATCATCATGGTGACTCACGATCCGCATGCCGCTGAAAAAGCGCATGTAATCCGGCAACTGGATAAAGGCGAGCTGCAATGAAATTCTTCCGGCTCATTTTTCGCAATGCGCTGCGGCATAAGTTGCGGACTTTCCTGACCGTTTTCGGGATCGCGATTGCCATTCTTGCATTCGCGCTGTTGAGAATGGTTGTGGGCGCGTTCTACGCCGGCCTGGATGCTTCTGCAGCCGATCGCCTGATCACCCGGCACGCCGTCTCCTTTGTGTTTTCGCTGCCCAAAACCTACATGGAAAAAATCAGGAATGTGCCGGGAGTTGCGGATGTTACTTATGCCGTCTGGTTCCAGGGGATTTATAAGGATCCAAACAAATTTGAAAATTTTTTCCCGCGAATGGCGATCCATTCTGACAATTTCTTCAAGATTTATCCCGAGTTCCAGGTTTCTCCTGAGCAATTCGAAGCGTACCGGAAGGAAAGGAATGCAGTGGTCATCGGGCAAGAAACAGCGCGGAAGCACAATCTCAAACTGGGTGATACGATCCCGATCAGAGGTGATATCTATCCGGGTGAGTGGTCGTTTGTTGTTCGCGGCATCTACAAAGGACGCGATCGCACTTCCGACCAGACCATCATGTATTTTGATTGGGAGTACCTCAACGAATACCTCTTGAAGACTTTTCCGCAAAGAGCGGGACGGATCGGATGGTACGTGGTGAAGGTTCAAAACATGAATCAAAGCGCGCAGGTGTCTGAAAGAGTGGATGCGTTGTTCAAAAACTCTCCTGCCGAAACCAAAACGGAGACCGAGAAAGCCTTTAACCAGAGCTTTATTTCCATGTACAGCGCCATCATTACTGCAATGAATTTTATTTCTTTCGTGATTGTGGGAATCATTCTTCTGGTTCTGGCGAACACGATTGCGATGACGGCACGCGAGCGCACAACCGAATACGCGGTCCTGAAAACACTCGGTTTTACCGGCGCGCATCTGTCCGGATTGATTTCCGGAGAAGCATTGCTGATTTCGCTGCTGGGGGGTGCAATCGGACTTGGGCTCTCTATTCCTGCGGCGAACGGGTTTCAGAATGCGTTTCCCACTATTTTTCCTATTATGCCGGATCCAACCTGGACTCTTATCTGGGGCGCGCTGGCGGCTCTGTGCGTGGGTTTGCTTGCGGCGCTGTTTCCCATGTTACGGGTTTCAAAAATGCGGATCGTGGATGGTCTGCGACACATTGATTAATTATGGCAATACCTATTAGTTACAGTTACCGGAATCTTTGGACGCGCAAATTAACCACCTTGTTGACTTTGCTAGGTATTGCGCTGGTGGTGTTCGTTTTTGCTGCCGTTTTGATGCTCGATTATGGCTTGAAGCAGACCCTGGTTTCGACCGGTTCTGACGATAACGTGGTTGTGCTTCGCAAAGCCGCATCGTCCGATGTTTTGAGCATCCTCGACCGTGATTCTGCGCGATTGATCCAGCAATTTCCTGAGGTTGCCCGCACCGGTGATGGGAAACCCATCACTTCCACCGATATGGTTGTGATCATCAATCTATTGAAATACGGAACCAATGATATGGGAAATGTCATTGTGCGGGGCGTTTCGCCGGAGACGGCGCTTGCATTGCGCCGCCAGGTCAAGATTACGCAAGGACGTATTTTTGAATCGGGGAAAACAGAAATCATCGTGGGACGCTCCATTGCAAAACGGTTCCAGGGAACTTCTGTGGGGCAGAGAATTAAATTTGGTTCGCGTGAATGGCACGTTGTCGGTATTTTTGACGCGGAGAAGTCCGGATTTGAATCGGAAATCTGGGGAGACGTCGAGCAAATGATGGCCGCGTTCAATCGGGAAGCATATAACATCATTACAGTCAGGCTGACGAATCCAACTCAGACCGCAGGATTGAAGACTCGTTTTGAAAGCGAGCCGCGGCTGAAAGGATTTGAGTTCAAGCAGGAAAAGGAGTATTTCGCTCAACAGGCGCAGGGACTTGGAACATTCTTGAAGGCTCTGGGGATGGTAATCACAATCATTTTCAGCTTCGGCGCAATGATCGGAGCAATGATTACGATGTATGCCGCCGTTTCCAATCGGACCGTGGAAATTGGAACGCTGCGATCACTCGGTTTCAAAAGAAGAAGCGTCCTGACAGCATTTTTGATCGAAGCCTTGTTCATCGCACTTCTTGGAGGAGCACTCGGCTTGTTCCTCGCTTCCTTCCTGCAATATCTGACGATTTCTACAATCAACTTCGCAACTTTTTCGGAACTCGCATTCGGATTTGAGCTCAATCCCGGTATCGTGCTTTCTTCCTTTGTTTTCGCCGCAGTAATGGGAATCATAGGCGGATTCTTTCCCGCCGTTCGCGCAGCTCGACTGCAGATTGTCAGCGCTCTTCGCGCTGAATAAATTCGCAAATTGCGAATAAATTCCAAATGACAAATCCGAAAATCCAATTATCCAATTAAGAACCAAATTCCAAGTTTCACAAACTCCCCGCCAGCTGGTTTGAGACTTTGAAATTGGAGATTGAGTATTATTTGGAATTTACCAGCTGGACTCTTCGATGTGTAAATCTCTGAGAACGTCGCTGGTCGTTAGCCGGAAGCCTTCCCACCAGTAATCTCTGGCGCGGTCGGTCCATTTTCGATTCCGGAACCATTCGTACCCGTATTTGCTTTGCAGATGTTTTCTGACGTTTTGTGAATGACGAAGGGCGTTGCAGCGATAAACCGATTCTGTAGAATGACACAATTCGTACGCTGCAAGAAAGAGTGGAGGTTCTACCGGGTAGGCAAGATCCCACAAATTCGTGTAATGACTCTGCACGTTTTTCCAATCGGTTAGTGCGCGGTTCCTGTAAATAGAGAGAGCAACGTCATGTCGAAACCAGCATTCCATGACGAAATTTGTATCTTCAGCAATCGCTTCTGCTTTGAGTCCGAGGAACTTTTTTACTGCCGCTGCATCCGCTAGCAGAGATGCGAACAAATATCCCCAGAACCAGGGAAGGGACGGATCTCCACAAATCCTTTCTTCAACCGGAAGCTCGGGGTTCATTCCCGCATAAAAACTTCCTTTTCCAAACTCCACGAGGAAACGCATCGCATCCAACGGTCCGGAGGCCGAGCCATATTCGAGCACCAATCTCCACGGTGGCTGGATTGGGAAAAGAAATTGAATCGCCGCAGTTTCGGCTCGTTGCAGCACCGGTGTTTTAGCGATCCCACAGTCGCTCGAAATGCTTTTTGCAAGAGCAGGAAGATCACTCCAATCAGCGACTGTTTTCCAATTTTCGAGCTGTAAGTAACGAAGCAGCTCCAGGTAATCTTTCGCCGGAGTTTTTGAGCGGAACTGCCATGTGAATAATTCACGGGTTGCCTGCAAGTGACTCTCCTCCTGTTCCTGGATTTGCATTCGTTGCGCATATGCTTTTTGAAAGTCTGAATGAGCCGCTTCAAATTCGATCATGGAACGCGCCCAGTCGGAGAGAATGGGCTCCCATTTATCATTCCACTTTTGAAATTCGTTCCAGAGCTCCAGTGATCTTTCTTCGGAAGAATTTCTTATAAAGAAAAAAGCAAACTCCGGAAGAACATCGCCGGACAGCTTTTCAGATAAGCTTTTGCGGTAATCGTTCCAGATTTCACGGAATTGAAATTCCGGCAATAATTGCAAGATGGCGCGTGCCACATCCAGGTACGCGCCCCGCTTCTCCCGCTCCCAGGCGGTGATTAAATCGGTTACCATTCCTTCGGAGATGTAATCGATAAATTCACCAAAAGGGTCCGGATATTTTTCCGGAAACCATTTCTTGCGGTGATACTCTTCGAACAGCTCTCGAAACTTTGGTGTCAACATATCCGGATTTTAGTATGTTATATTTTAGCCCTTAACAATGAACAGCTATTTGAAGGATTTGCAATGTTCGCGTTGTGAGACGCGATATTCATCGGAAAAGGTTCAGAATTTATGCGCCTGCGGAGCGCCGCTTCTTGCGCGTTATGATCTTCCGGAAATCGCGCGTGTGGTCTCGCGAGACGATTTCAGTTTTCGTACACACAGCCTCTGGCGATACAAGGAATTACTGCCTGTGAGAAATCCGGAAAACATGGTGACCCTTTCCGAAGGTTTTACACCCGTTTTGCCGAGTCTATGGCTGGGACATTCGATCGGCCTTGAGGAGCTCCACTTTAAGGACGAATCTTTGAATCCGACCGGTTCTTTCAAAGCGCGCGGACTGGCTCTGGCCGTCAGCAAGGCGAAGGAACTTGGTGTTCGCGAGATCGCGTTGCCAACAGCAGGAAATGCCGGTGGCGCCGCTGCAGCTTACGCGGCGAGAGCCGGGTTGAAATGTCATGTGTTCATGCCGCAGGATACTCCACCGATTTTTGCAAGAGAGTGCGAAGCATACGGAGCAGTTGTTCGAATGGTGGAGGGTTTCATCACGACAGCGGGAAACCTGATGATGGCCGAGTTGAAAGAGAAAGGGTGGTTCAACGTATCCACGTTACGTGAACCTTACCGCGTCGAAGGAAAGAAGACCATTTTGTATGAGCTTGCCCAACAGTTTTCCTGGAATCTTCCGGACGTGATGTTATTTCCTACGGGTGGAGGCACCGGTATCGTGGGTGCATGGAAGGCAATTCATGAACTGCGGGAGCTTGGCTGGATTTCAAGATCCAAAATTCCTCGCTTGATTGCCGTCCAGGCAAGCGGGTGTGCCCCGATCGTGAAGGCATATGAACAGGGGTTGGACCATGCGCCGGAAGTAGAGGAGCCTTTTACATTTGCATCCGGCCTTCGAGTTCCGAAAGCAGTTGGCGATTTTTTGGTTCTTCGCGCGGTTCGAGAATCAAAAGGAACGGCCATAGCTGTTACGGATGAAGCGATCGAAAAAGCCTGGAAGGAACTCGCCCAAGAGGAAGGAATGTTCGTTGCTCCCGAGGCTGCCGCTGCATGGGCAGCACTGCAGGAGCTGGTTGCGCGCGAGGTTGTTCAAAAAAATGAAAGGGTTGTAATCTTGATTACAGGTTCCGGTTTAAAGTACGCTATATGAGGGTTCAAAAGTTGAAAGGTTCAAAGGCGACAACTCTTGAGCCTTTGAGCCCTGAATGGGCGGTTAGCTCAGCTGGGAGAGCGCCTCGTTCGCAACGAGGAGGTCGCCAGTTCGAATCTGGTACCGTCCATTGAGGGGATTTGATGGCATTTTTAGGCGGTAGCGCCTACAACATGGCTCGAGATGTGTGCGAAGGCTACATCTTGCTGAACACGACTTTGCTTCGACGGATGGCTCCGGAGGAGTTGAAGCAGCTTCGATTTGAGTTGGAAAGATTCCTGACTGGCATTCGTGGTGATCAACCTTCCCTCGATGATATGATGGCAATCCAGACACGAAATCGAAAGATTTCTCGCCTCAACTCCGCGGTTTTTATGATCAACAGTCAGTTGCAATCTCGATAGACGCTGTCGGAAAAAACTGCCACAATACTCAAATCAAAATGAGTCTCTCCGGAAATCTCAATACAATGTCCTTCGGGGATCTCTTACAGTTTATTTCCGCCAATCAGAGCACCGGAACACTCCAAATACGACGCGTTCAAATTTTGAAGATGATTTTTTTTGAAAAAGGACGAATCATCTCCTCTTCTTCTTCCGATCCAAAGGACTATCTTGGCCATTTTCTCGTCAGTCAGGGGATCATTACTGAGGAGGAGCTCCGGATAGCGATGGAAATTCAGCGCTCGAGCAAGATGATGCTCGGGAAAATCCTGGTGATGGGAGGCAAGGTCAAAGAAGAGGACATGGTGCGATTCCTCCAGATGAAGACCGAGGAGACGATCTACACGTTGTTTCTCTGGGATGAAGGCGAGTTCACGTTTTATGCCGATGAATTTATCAACCGTATTTTTGTGCGAATCTCACTCGATCCTCAATCCATGATTTTTGAAGGGGTTCTTAGAAGAGATGAGTGGGAGAGGATGCGAAAATCGTTTCCTACAAATAATATAGTCCTTGAGCGGGTGCCGGATGTGGAACTGGCGTTGGACGAAACGGATCCCCAGACAAGATTGATCTACGCGCAGGTCGATGGAAGGCGAACCATTGAAGATATT comes from bacterium and encodes:
- a CDS encoding SRPBCC domain-containing protein; the encoded protein is MESETVLQIKRSFSATPEKVFHAWTQKEQFSQWFAPSKEFKTIVHHLDVRPGGQYRVEMQAPDGKVHIVQGTYREVVPAQKLVFSWKWETEPQHGETEVTLEFSRGEKGTELSLTHRHFPNSNARDEHNKGWGGCLNRLEEFVAS
- a CDS encoding TIGR01777 family oxidoreductase, whose amino-acid sequence is MKIIISGSSGLVGSALVFNLISDGHQVFRLVRSSKQDGIVWDPKQPFADRSVLEGFDAVIHLAGESIAEGRWNEEKKRAIRESRVLGTRHLSDAIASLNSPPKVFVCASASGYYGDRGDEILREESPPGTGFLPDVCKEWEAATQSAADKGIRVVNTRFGIILSQKGGALPKMITPFKLGAGGRIGSGKQYWSWIDLDDVVGVIEHCVNNDALEGPVNTSTPNPVTNAVFTQTLARVLKRPAIFPVPAFAARAAFGEMADALLFCSFRMQPAKLIASGYTFAYPDLESSLLHLLI
- a CDS encoding efflux RND transporter periplasmic adaptor subunit encodes the protein MSELAKLRINRESTTTESSGSGLKKLLWLLILPVLAIAVYLLYQGPLKPAKEVKVTTVIVSNPSQASSVLNASGYVVAQRKAEVASKGTGKLESLVVEEGTRVKKGQVLGRLESRDMDAALSQAKADLQVEIASLGESKSNFQRKKMLVDQKLVAESEFDLADAQYKRAIANVESARAHVRAAQVEVENTYIRAPFDGTVLTKNADVGEIVAPFGSAGNSKGSVVSMADMTSLQVEADVSESNLGRVKVGQPCEITLDAFPEKRYRGIVHMIVPTADRAKATVLTKVRFVDKDEQVLPEMSAKVAFLTEELSETQIKEKPKILVDPAAVVERQNSKVVFLVKGEEVVEKTVKVDKMVGNALEVLDGIAPGDQVVLNPDGELKNGTKIKVVS
- a CDS encoding ABC transporter ATP-binding protein is translated as MAGIVEVQNVYKAYRRENIEIPVLEDITISIPEGEFVALMGPSGSGKTTLLNLIAGIDRPTRGSIQVAGDEVSKLSESQLAKWRARHIGMIFQFYNLMPVLTAFENVELPLLLTKLSKKERKDHVDTALKIVGLSDRVKHYPRQLSGGQQQRVAIARAVVADPTILLADEPTGDLDRKSAAEVLSLMEQLNRDFKKTIIMVTHDPHAAEKAHVIRQLDKGELQ
- a CDS encoding ABC transporter permease, with the translated sequence MKFFRLIFRNALRHKLRTFLTVFGIAIAILAFALLRMVVGAFYAGLDASAADRLITRHAVSFVFSLPKTYMEKIRNVPGVADVTYAVWFQGIYKDPNKFENFFPRMAIHSDNFFKIYPEFQVSPEQFEAYRKERNAVVIGQETARKHNLKLGDTIPIRGDIYPGEWSFVVRGIYKGRDRTSDQTIMYFDWEYLNEYLLKTFPQRAGRIGWYVVKVQNMNQSAQVSERVDALFKNSPAETKTETEKAFNQSFISMYSAIITAMNFISFVIVGIILLVLANTIAMTARERTTEYAVLKTLGFTGAHLSGLISGEALLISLLGGAIGLGLSIPAANGFQNAFPTIFPIMPDPTWTLIWGALAALCVGLLAALFPMLRVSKMRIVDGLRHID
- a CDS encoding ABC transporter permease: MAIPISYSYRNLWTRKLTTLLTLLGIALVVFVFAAVLMLDYGLKQTLVSTGSDDNVVVLRKAASSDVLSILDRDSARLIQQFPEVARTGDGKPITSTDMVVIINLLKYGTNDMGNVIVRGVSPETALALRRQVKITQGRIFESGKTEIIVGRSIAKRFQGTSVGQRIKFGSREWHVVGIFDAEKSGFESEIWGDVEQMMAAFNREAYNIITVRLTNPTQTAGLKTRFESEPRLKGFEFKQEKEYFAQQAQGLGTFLKALGMVITIIFSFGAMIGAMITMYAAVSNRTVEIGTLRSLGFKRRSVLTAFLIEALFIALLGGALGLFLASFLQYLTISTINFATFSELAFGFELNPGIVLSSFVFAAVMGIIGGFFPAVRAARLQIVSALRAE
- a CDS encoding threonine synthase; the encoded protein is MNSYLKDLQCSRCETRYSSEKVQNLCACGAPLLARYDLPEIARVVSRDDFSFRTHSLWRYKELLPVRNPENMVTLSEGFTPVLPSLWLGHSIGLEELHFKDESLNPTGSFKARGLALAVSKAKELGVREIALPTAGNAGGAAAAYAARAGLKCHVFMPQDTPPIFARECEAYGAVVRMVEGFITTAGNLMMAELKEKGWFNVSTLREPYRVEGKKTILYELAQQFSWNLPDVMLFPTGGGTGIVGAWKAIHELRELGWISRSKIPRLIAVQASGCAPIVKAYEQGLDHAPEVEEPFTFASGLRVPKAVGDFLVLRAVRESKGTAIAVTDEAIEKAWKELAQEEGMFVAPEAAAAWAALQELVAREVVQKNERVVILITGSGLKYAI
- a CDS encoding DUF4388 domain-containing protein — its product is MSFGDLLQFISANQSTGTLQIRRVQILKMIFFEKGRIISSSSSDPKDYLGHFLVSQGIITEEELRIAMEIQRSSKMMLGKILVMGGKVKEEDMVRFLQMKTEETIYTLFLWDEGEFTFYADEFINRIFVRISLDPQSMIFEGVLRRDEWERMRKSFPTNNIVLERVPDVELALDETDPQTRLIYAQVDGRRTIEDIATAVHGVEYTVCRVLFALFEAGYLQVVKVAEAHVESRLRGGDHSMTQLLSEAKQKLLKGRSEEALDLLREIEPQSGEYLSEVIPLIDRAEKDTIRDLYSHHLQPDKIPHVIIPFEELGTVQLTPQEGFILSRLDGIWDVRSIVSITPMKEVEALRLLKRLIDRGIVELKE